The Balearica regulorum gibbericeps isolate bBalReg1 chromosome 5, bBalReg1.pri, whole genome shotgun sequence genome window below encodes:
- the BMF gene encoding bcl-2-modifying factor isoform X1, protein MDRPRYLEEDYSSLDGLDDDVFHSDDFGLAGQPGEMTATGIFTQNQSYSCLLGRFQLFPLTHCCGPGIRHPEQQDKATQTLSPSSSSQDVMLPCGVTEEPRRLFYGNAGYRLHIPPDGFALDPHLQEEPQEGQREARAEVQIARKLQCIADQFHRLHIQRHQQNRNQVWWQLFLFLHNLALNAEANRNHTGQRCYTAPFFSTRKSRKDQTHQMHWNPQKGGSLPANPMLEVGFWEAKPNVCGLFFKAMFQFCLQTLCCLWGMEGWEG, encoded by the exons ATGGATCGCCCCAGATACCTGGAAGAGGACTATTCTAGCCTGGATGGGCTGGACGATGACGTGTTTCACTCTGATGACTTTGGACTTGCAGGTCAGCCTGGTGAGATGACTGCAACAGGCATTTTCACACAGAACCAGTCCTACAGCTGCCTTCTGGGGAGGTTTCAACTATTCCCCCTCACACACTGCTGTGGTCCGGGTATCAGACATCCTGAGCAGCAGGACAAGGCAACTCAAACACTCAGCCCATCCTCTTCCAGTCAGGATGTTATGTTGCCTTGTGGAGTCACTGAAGAGCCCCGGAGACTCTTCTATG GGAATGCTGGTTACCGTTTACACATTCCTCCAGATGGCTTTGCGTTGGATCCGCACCTCCAAGAGGAGCCTCAGGAAGGTCAGCGGGAAGCACGTGCCGAGGTGCAGATTGCACGGAAGTTGCAGTGCATTGCCGACCAGTTCCACCGGCTCCACATACAGAGG CAtcagcagaacagaaatcaaGTGTGGTGgcagctttttctcttcctacaCAACTTGGCCTTAAATGCGGAGGCGAACAGGAACCACACTGGGCAGAG GTGTTACACAGCTCCGTTCTTCTCcaccaggaaaagcagaaaagaccaAACACATCAAATGCACTGGAAT CCACAGAAAGGAGGGTCTCTTCCTGCGAATCCCATGCTGGAAGTTGGTTTCTGGGAAGCGAAACCTAATGTCTGTGGGCTGTTTTTTAAAGCCATGTTTCAGTTCTGTCTTCAGACTCTTTGCTGCCTTTGGGGAATGGAGGGGTGGGAAGGGTAG
- the BMF gene encoding bcl-2-modifying factor isoform X6, with protein MDRPRYLEEDYSSLDGLDDDVFHSDDFGLAGNAGYRLHIPPDGFALDPHLQEEPQEGQREARAEVQIARKLQCIADQFHRLHIQRHQQNRNQVWWQLFLFLHNLALNAEANRNHTGQRCYTAPFFSTRKSRKDQTHQMHWNPQKGGSLPANPMLEVGFWEAKPNVCGLFFKAMFQFCLQTLCCLWGMEGWEG; from the exons ATGGATCGCCCCAGATACCTGGAAGAGGACTATTCTAGCCTGGATGGGCTGGACGATGACGTGTTTCACTCTGATGACTTTGGACTTGCAG GGAATGCTGGTTACCGTTTACACATTCCTCCAGATGGCTTTGCGTTGGATCCGCACCTCCAAGAGGAGCCTCAGGAAGGTCAGCGGGAAGCACGTGCCGAGGTGCAGATTGCACGGAAGTTGCAGTGCATTGCCGACCAGTTCCACCGGCTCCACATACAGAGG CAtcagcagaacagaaatcaaGTGTGGTGgcagctttttctcttcctacaCAACTTGGCCTTAAATGCGGAGGCGAACAGGAACCACACTGGGCAGAG GTGTTACACAGCTCCGTTCTTCTCcaccaggaaaagcagaaaagaccaAACACATCAAATGCACTGGAAT CCACAGAAAGGAGGGTCTCTTCCTGCGAATCCCATGCTGGAAGTTGGTTTCTGGGAAGCGAAACCTAATGTCTGTGGGCTGTTTTTTAAAGCCATGTTTCAGTTCTGTCTTCAGACTCTTTGCTGCCTTTGGGGAATGGAGGGGTGGGAAGGGTAG
- the BMF gene encoding bcl-2-modifying factor isoform X5, with protein sequence MDRPRYLEEDYSSLDGLDDDVFHSDDFGLAGQPGEMTATGIFTQNQSYSCLLGRFQLFPLTHCCGPGIRHPEQQDKATQTLSPSSSSQDVMLPCGVTEEPRRLFYGNAGYRLHIPPDGFALDPHLQEEPQEGQREARAEVQIARKLQCIADQFHRLHIQRHQQNRNQVWWQLFLFLHNLALNAEANRNHTGQR encoded by the exons ATGGATCGCCCCAGATACCTGGAAGAGGACTATTCTAGCCTGGATGGGCTGGACGATGACGTGTTTCACTCTGATGACTTTGGACTTGCAGGTCAGCCTGGTGAGATGACTGCAACAGGCATTTTCACACAGAACCAGTCCTACAGCTGCCTTCTGGGGAGGTTTCAACTATTCCCCCTCACACACTGCTGTGGTCCGGGTATCAGACATCCTGAGCAGCAGGACAAGGCAACTCAAACACTCAGCCCATCCTCTTCCAGTCAGGATGTTATGTTGCCTTGTGGAGTCACTGAAGAGCCCCGGAGACTCTTCTATG GGAATGCTGGTTACCGTTTACACATTCCTCCAGATGGCTTTGCGTTGGATCCGCACCTCCAAGAGGAGCCTCAGGAAGGTCAGCGGGAAGCACGTGCCGAGGTGCAGATTGCACGGAAGTTGCAGTGCATTGCCGACCAGTTCCACCGGCTCCACATACAGAGG CAtcagcagaacagaaatcaaGTGTGGTGgcagctttttctcttcctacaCAACTTGGCCTTAAATGCGGAGGCGAACAGGAACCACACTGGGCAGAGGTGA
- the BMF gene encoding bcl-2-modifying factor isoform X9: protein MDRPRYLEEDYSSLDGLDDDVFHSDDFGLAGNAGYRLHIPPDGFALDPHLQEEPQEGQREARAEVQIARKLQCIADQFHRLHIQRHQQNRNQVWWQLFLFLHNLALNAEANRNHTGQR from the exons ATGGATCGCCCCAGATACCTGGAAGAGGACTATTCTAGCCTGGATGGGCTGGACGATGACGTGTTTCACTCTGATGACTTTGGACTTGCAG GGAATGCTGGTTACCGTTTACACATTCCTCCAGATGGCTTTGCGTTGGATCCGCACCTCCAAGAGGAGCCTCAGGAAGGTCAGCGGGAAGCACGTGCCGAGGTGCAGATTGCACGGAAGTTGCAGTGCATTGCCGACCAGTTCCACCGGCTCCACATACAGAGG CAtcagcagaacagaaatcaaGTGTGGTGgcagctttttctcttcctacaCAACTTGGCCTTAAATGCGGAGGCGAACAGGAACCACACTGGGCAGAGGTGA
- the BMF gene encoding bcl-2-modifying factor isoform X2 produces the protein MDRPRYLEEDYSSLDGLDDDVFHSDDFGLAGQPGEMTATGIFTQNQSYSCLLGRFQLFPLTHCCGPGIRHPEQQDKATQTLSPSSSSQDVMLPCGVTEEPRRLFYGNAGYRLHIPPDGFALDPHLQEEPQEGQREARAEVQIARKLQCIADQFHRLHIQRHQQNRNQVWWQLFLFLHNLALNAEANRNHTGQRKITSPCHYFSPHAERDRYK, from the exons ATGGATCGCCCCAGATACCTGGAAGAGGACTATTCTAGCCTGGATGGGCTGGACGATGACGTGTTTCACTCTGATGACTTTGGACTTGCAGGTCAGCCTGGTGAGATGACTGCAACAGGCATTTTCACACAGAACCAGTCCTACAGCTGCCTTCTGGGGAGGTTTCAACTATTCCCCCTCACACACTGCTGTGGTCCGGGTATCAGACATCCTGAGCAGCAGGACAAGGCAACTCAAACACTCAGCCCATCCTCTTCCAGTCAGGATGTTATGTTGCCTTGTGGAGTCACTGAAGAGCCCCGGAGACTCTTCTATG GGAATGCTGGTTACCGTTTACACATTCCTCCAGATGGCTTTGCGTTGGATCCGCACCTCCAAGAGGAGCCTCAGGAAGGTCAGCGGGAAGCACGTGCCGAGGTGCAGATTGCACGGAAGTTGCAGTGCATTGCCGACCAGTTCCACCGGCTCCACATACAGAGG CAtcagcagaacagaaatcaaGTGTGGTGgcagctttttctcttcctacaCAACTTGGCCTTAAATGCGGAGGCGAACAGGAACCACACTGGGCAGAG
- the BMF gene encoding bcl-2-modifying factor isoform X4, whose amino-acid sequence MDRPRYLEEDYSSLDGLDDDVFHSDDFGLAGQPGEMTATGIFTQNQSYSCLLGRFQLFPLTHCCGPGIRHPEQQDKATQTLSPSSSSQDVMLPCGVTEEPRRLFYGNAGYRLHIPPDGFALDPHLQEEPQEGQREARAEVQIARKLQCIADQFHRLHIQRHQQNRNQVWWQLFLFLHNLALNAEANRNHTGQRCST is encoded by the exons ATGGATCGCCCCAGATACCTGGAAGAGGACTATTCTAGCCTGGATGGGCTGGACGATGACGTGTTTCACTCTGATGACTTTGGACTTGCAGGTCAGCCTGGTGAGATGACTGCAACAGGCATTTTCACACAGAACCAGTCCTACAGCTGCCTTCTGGGGAGGTTTCAACTATTCCCCCTCACACACTGCTGTGGTCCGGGTATCAGACATCCTGAGCAGCAGGACAAGGCAACTCAAACACTCAGCCCATCCTCTTCCAGTCAGGATGTTATGTTGCCTTGTGGAGTCACTGAAGAGCCCCGGAGACTCTTCTATG GGAATGCTGGTTACCGTTTACACATTCCTCCAGATGGCTTTGCGTTGGATCCGCACCTCCAAGAGGAGCCTCAGGAAGGTCAGCGGGAAGCACGTGCCGAGGTGCAGATTGCACGGAAGTTGCAGTGCATTGCCGACCAGTTCCACCGGCTCCACATACAGAGG CAtcagcagaacagaaatcaaGTGTGGTGgcagctttttctcttcctacaCAACTTGGCCTTAAATGCGGAGGCGAACAGGAACCACACTGGGCAGAG
- the BMF gene encoding bcl-2-modifying factor isoform X3, protein MDRPRYLEEDYSSLDGLDDDVFHSDDFGLAGQPGEMTATGIFTQNQSYSCLLGRFQLFPLTHCCGPGIRHPEQQDKATQTLSPSSSSQDVMLPCGVTEEPRRLFYGNAGYRLHIPPDGFALDPHLQEEPQEGQREARAEVQIARKLQCIADQFHRLHIQRKSQLERFVFDFHWPAFLSPAGDTFCNLCCLGDCDFLVFLS, encoded by the exons ATGGATCGCCCCAGATACCTGGAAGAGGACTATTCTAGCCTGGATGGGCTGGACGATGACGTGTTTCACTCTGATGACTTTGGACTTGCAGGTCAGCCTGGTGAGATGACTGCAACAGGCATTTTCACACAGAACCAGTCCTACAGCTGCCTTCTGGGGAGGTTTCAACTATTCCCCCTCACACACTGCTGTGGTCCGGGTATCAGACATCCTGAGCAGCAGGACAAGGCAACTCAAACACTCAGCCCATCCTCTTCCAGTCAGGATGTTATGTTGCCTTGTGGAGTCACTGAAGAGCCCCGGAGACTCTTCTATG GGAATGCTGGTTACCGTTTACACATTCCTCCAGATGGCTTTGCGTTGGATCCGCACCTCCAAGAGGAGCCTCAGGAAGGTCAGCGGGAAGCACGTGCCGAGGTGCAGATTGCACGGAAGTTGCAGTGCATTGCCGACCAGTTCCACCGGCTCCACATACAGAGG AAATCACAGCTGGAAAGATTTGTATTTGACTTCCATTGGCCTGCATTTCTCTCTCCAGCGGGGGACACCTTCTGTAACCTTTGTTGCCTTGGGGACTGTGACTTTCTAGTCTTTCTAAGCTAA
- the BMF gene encoding bcl-2-modifying factor isoform X8, which yields MDRPRYLEEDYSSLDGLDDDVFHSDDFGLAGQPGEMTATGIFTQNQSYSCLLGRFQLFPLTHCCGPGIRHPEQQDKATQTLSPSSSSQDVMLPCGVTEEPRRLFYGNAGYRLHIPPDGFALDPHLQEEPQEGQREARAEVQIARKLQCIADQFHRLHIQRENNVALPLFFPAC from the exons ATGGATCGCCCCAGATACCTGGAAGAGGACTATTCTAGCCTGGATGGGCTGGACGATGACGTGTTTCACTCTGATGACTTTGGACTTGCAGGTCAGCCTGGTGAGATGACTGCAACAGGCATTTTCACACAGAACCAGTCCTACAGCTGCCTTCTGGGGAGGTTTCAACTATTCCCCCTCACACACTGCTGTGGTCCGGGTATCAGACATCCTGAGCAGCAGGACAAGGCAACTCAAACACTCAGCCCATCCTCTTCCAGTCAGGATGTTATGTTGCCTTGTGGAGTCACTGAAGAGCCCCGGAGACTCTTCTATG GGAATGCTGGTTACCGTTTACACATTCCTCCAGATGGCTTTGCGTTGGATCCGCACCTCCAAGAGGAGCCTCAGGAAGGTCAGCGGGAAGCACGTGCCGAGGTGCAGATTGCACGGAAGTTGCAGTGCATTGCCGACCAGTTCCACCGGCTCCACATACAGAGG